Below is a window of Sulfitobacter sp. SK012 DNA.
TGCTAGGATACGCAACTTTTGTGCCCGCGACCGGATAGCTTCGCGCGCGCCCAACCCAAGACCAAGGATAAGGGTCGAGACCCCTAAGGCGAAACAAATCATGATCAGAGTAACATAGCCCAGATTAGTACCCTGAGAAGCCAAGGCAATCGCGCCGCCAAGAGTTGGACCGATGCAAGGTGACCAAACTGCACCCAGTAACAACCCACCAACAAATTGCCCTTTCAAGCCCGAAGCATCCATTTGCCTCATTTGCGTATCAGCCCCGGCAGCGACACCTGCTGTCGCCATTTCAAATCGACTTGAAAATATCGGGACAAACAAAATGACCCCAAAGGCGATCATTAGGAGCGCGCCGATCTGTGCCAAACGATCTTGCGTTAAGCCAATGGAAGATCCGAATGCAGTCACAAGTACGCCGAACGTTACAAATGACACACTCATCCCTGCTGCCAATGC
It encodes the following:
- a CDS encoding cytochrome c biogenesis CcdA family protein, encoding MEFVFAYLAGLLTLINPCVLPVLPIVLVSALNADRLGPVALAAGMSVSFVTFGVLVTAFGSSIGLTQDRLAQIGALLMIAFGVILFVPIFSSRFEMATAGVAAGADTQMRQMDASGLKGQFVGGLLLGAVWSPCIGPTLGGAIALASQGTNLGYVTLIMICFALGVSTLILGLGLGAREAIRSRAQKLRILAEKSKPILGATFIAVGLMLYFQFHHVIEAWALDVMPIWLQDLSVVL